A window of Tautonia plasticadhaerens contains these coding sequences:
- a CDS encoding DNA gyrase inhibitor YacG, translating to MIRGKCPTCGRAFEGPGLDALPHFPFCSERCRLVDLGRWIDGDYSIPGPPAPEPPIVPPGDEADE from the coding sequence ATGATCCGAGGCAAGTGCCCCACCTGCGGCCGGGCGTTCGAGGGACCGGGCCTCGACGCCCTGCCACACTTCCCCTTCTGCTCCGAGCGCTGTCGCCTGGTCGACCTCGGCCGATGGATCGACGGCGACTACTCCATCCCCGGCCCGCCTGCCCCGGAACCACCGATCGTCCCCCCCGGGGACGAAGCGGACGAGTGA
- a CDS encoding FmdB family zinc ribbon protein, whose protein sequence is MPTYDYICDDCKHEFEAFESIKADPQTTCPSCQKETLRRKIGAGAAILFKGSGFYLTDYRSDSYKKAAKADKDGSSGSSSSSSSGDSASKPESKPSSSSGSSSD, encoded by the coding sequence ATGCCCACCTACGACTACATCTGCGACGATTGCAAGCACGAATTCGAGGCCTTCGAGTCGATCAAGGCCGACCCCCAGACCACTTGCCCGTCGTGCCAGAAGGAGACGCTTCGGCGCAAGATCGGCGCCGGCGCGGCCATCCTCTTCAAGGGTTCCGGCTTCTACCTGACCGACTACCGGAGCGACTCCTACAAGAAGGCCGCCAAGGCCGACAAGGACGGCTCCTCGGGTTCGTCCTCCTCGTCGTCGTCCGGCGATTCGGCGTCGAAGCCCGAGTCGAAGCCGTCGTCTTCGAGCGGTTCCTCCTCCGACTGA
- the grpE gene encoding nucleotide exchange factor GrpE, whose amino-acid sequence MSDPNPKMTDPDREPDAEGRAAAEGADASTASLRSQLDEAARQRDEYLEQLRRSQAEFVNFQKRSRSQAEADRTYAVSPLANDLLSVIDNFERAIDAARQSGNEAIITGLEIVHRQLLEALAKHGVEPIESIGQPFDPNIHEALMQQPDADHPEGTVVAELSRGFRIRDRVLRPSRVAVSVSP is encoded by the coding sequence ATGAGCGATCCGAACCCCAAGATGACCGACCCCGATCGGGAGCCCGATGCCGAGGGCCGGGCCGCCGCCGAGGGCGCCGATGCGTCGACCGCGTCGCTCCGGTCGCAGCTCGACGAGGCGGCCCGTCAGCGGGACGAGTACCTGGAGCAGCTCCGACGCTCCCAGGCCGAGTTCGTCAATTTCCAGAAACGCAGCCGGTCACAGGCCGAGGCCGATCGCACCTACGCCGTCTCCCCGCTGGCGAACGACCTGCTCTCGGTGATCGACAATTTCGAACGCGCCATCGACGCCGCCCGGCAGTCCGGCAACGAGGCGATCATCACCGGCCTGGAGATTGTCCACCGGCAACTCCTCGAGGCCCTGGCCAAACACGGGGTCGAGCCGATCGAGTCGATCGGCCAACCCTTCGACCCCAACATCCACGAGGCCCTGATGCAGCAACCCGACGCCGACCACCCCGAGGGGACGGTCGTCGCCGAACTCAGTCGCGGGTTCAGGATCCGGGACCGCGTCCTGCGGCCGAGCCGGGTCGCGGTGTCGGTCTCGCCCTGA
- the dnaJ gene encoding molecular chaperone DnaJ, translating into MATTKRDYYEVLGLQRSASPDEIKGSYRQQAKRFHPDKNPGDQEAERKFREAAEAYEVLSDPDKRRRYDRYGHAGLEGAGVHDFRSAEEVFSAFGEIFGGSGLFGDFFGPRRRGPRAGSDLLVRLEIDLEEAARGATRTIELPRQEYCDTCNGTGAKPGTVATTCDYCGGRGQIVTARGFFQMAQTCPACGGEGVRVVDPCADCKGTGRESQIATVQVRIPAGVDTGTILQLRNQGEPGDPGAPRGNLRVQVQVRPHAFFVRKGNDLICQVPIGFPQAALGAEVEVPTLDGPAPLNVPRGTQSGEILKLRGRGMPDLSGSGRGDELVEVIIETPKRLSERQEELLRELAELDHHDVSPRRKSFLEKLRDFFTEPEEGGDDPLP; encoded by the coding sequence ATGGCGACGACGAAGCGCGACTACTACGAGGTCCTCGGGCTGCAGCGGTCCGCCTCGCCCGACGAGATCAAGGGCTCCTATCGGCAGCAGGCCAAGAGATTCCACCCCGACAAGAACCCGGGCGACCAGGAGGCCGAACGCAAGTTCCGTGAGGCCGCCGAGGCGTACGAGGTGCTCTCCGACCCCGACAAGCGACGCCGGTACGACCGATACGGCCACGCCGGTCTCGAAGGGGCCGGCGTCCACGACTTCCGGTCGGCCGAGGAGGTCTTCTCCGCCTTCGGCGAGATCTTCGGCGGGTCCGGGCTGTTCGGCGACTTCTTCGGCCCCCGACGCCGGGGGCCGAGGGCCGGTTCCGACCTGCTCGTGAGGCTGGAGATCGACCTGGAGGAGGCCGCCCGGGGGGCGACCCGGACCATCGAGCTGCCCCGTCAGGAATACTGCGACACCTGCAACGGGACCGGGGCCAAGCCCGGGACCGTCGCCACCACCTGCGATTACTGCGGCGGTCGCGGCCAGATCGTCACCGCGCGGGGCTTCTTCCAGATGGCCCAGACCTGCCCCGCCTGCGGGGGGGAGGGGGTCCGGGTCGTCGACCCGTGCGCCGATTGCAAGGGGACCGGCCGGGAGTCCCAGATCGCCACGGTCCAGGTCCGCATCCCGGCCGGCGTCGACACCGGCACGATCCTCCAGCTCCGCAACCAGGGCGAGCCCGGGGACCCCGGCGCCCCCCGGGGCAACCTGAGGGTCCAGGTCCAGGTCCGCCCGCATGCCTTCTTCGTCCGCAAGGGGAACGACCTGATCTGCCAGGTGCCGATCGGCTTCCCCCAGGCCGCCCTCGGCGCCGAGGTCGAGGTGCCCACGCTCGACGGCCCCGCCCCGCTGAACGTCCCCAGGGGGACCCAGAGCGGCGAGATCCTCAAGCTCCGGGGCCGGGGGATGCCGGACCTCTCCGGCTCCGGCCGGGGCGACGAGCTGGTGGAGGTCATCATCGAGACCCCCAAGCGGCTCTCCGAGCGTCAGGAGGAGCTGCTGAGGGAGCTGGCCGAACTGGACCACCACGACGTCAGCCCCAGGCGGAAGAGCTTCCTGGAGAAGCTCCGCGACTTCTTCACCGAGCCCGAGGAGGGTGGGGACGATCCGCTCCCCTGA